The following coding sequences are from one Candidatus Methylomirabilota bacterium window:
- a CDS encoding nucleoside deaminase, whose product MDDFMKAAIAEAEAGLAEGGIPIGSVLVHDGRLVGRGHNRRVQRGSAILHGEMDALENAGRLPAAVYTRSVLYTTLSPCAMCSGTILLYRIPRIVVGENVTFKGEEDLLRDRGVAVDVLQDARCIEMMRRFIREHPALWNEDIGV is encoded by the coding sequence ATGGACGACTTCATGAAGGCCGCCATCGCCGAGGCGGAGGCCGGGCTGGCCGAGGGCGGCATCCCGATCGGCTCGGTCCTCGTGCACGACGGGCGGCTCGTCGGCCGGGGCCACAACCGCCGCGTGCAGCGGGGCAGCGCCATCCTCCACGGCGAGATGGACGCCCTCGAGAACGCCGGCCGCCTGCCCGCAGCCGTGTATACGCGCAGCGTCCTCTACACGACCCTGTCGCCGTGCGCCATGTGCTCGGGGACGATCCTGCTCTACCGCATCCCGCGCATCGTCGTCGGCGAGAACGTCACGTTCAAGGGCGAGGAGGATCTGCTGCGGGACCGGGGCGTGGCCGTGGACGTCCTCCAGGACGCCCGCTGCATCGAGATGATGCGCCGGTTCATTCGCGAGCATCCCGCCCTCTGGAACGAGGACATCGGCGTGTGA
- a CDS encoding amidohydrolase family protein yields the protein MARPVIDIHTHVMPPDWDDLARKYHAPGWPWVRPEANCSAMIMLGDREFRLVTEQCFSAPRRLADMDATGIRRQLISPIPVHFCYWGPPAATAEFARIQNDFIAETVAKNPGHFIGAGTVAMQSLEHAVPELERMKAAGFRALEIGTNVNGRDLDDPELVEILQAAAELGLAVFVHPWSGIGEERMRAFYLPHMVSLPAETSLAISRLILGGVLDRLPTLRIAFAHAGGNFVPLLGRIDHGFAVRAEARRVISRPPSAYLRRLYFDSITHDPRLLELLCEKAGSDRVMLGSDYPFDMGVERPLEQLRGARLRDDDVDDILFRTAECFLGLEGGR from the coding sequence CCCGTCATCGACATCCACACTCACGTCATGCCGCCCGACTGGGACGACCTGGCCAGAAAGTACCACGCGCCCGGCTGGCCGTGGGTCCGGCCGGAGGCCAACTGCAGCGCCATGATCATGCTCGGGGACCGCGAGTTCAGGCTGGTGACCGAGCAGTGCTTCTCCGCGCCCCGCCGGTTGGCCGATATGGACGCCACGGGAATCCGGCGGCAGCTCATCTCGCCCATCCCCGTCCATTTCTGCTACTGGGGCCCGCCGGCGGCCACGGCCGAGTTTGCACGGATCCAGAACGACTTCATCGCGGAGACCGTGGCCAAGAACCCGGGACATTTCATCGGCGCCGGCACCGTCGCCATGCAGTCGCTCGAGCATGCCGTGCCCGAGCTGGAGCGCATGAAAGCGGCGGGCTTCCGCGCGCTCGAGATCGGAACGAACGTCAACGGCCGTGACCTGGACGATCCGGAGCTCGTCGAGATCCTCCAGGCCGCTGCGGAGCTGGGGCTGGCCGTCTTCGTCCACCCGTGGAGCGGGATCGGCGAGGAGCGGATGCGCGCCTTCTACCTGCCCCACATGGTGAGCCTGCCCGCGGAAACCTCGCTGGCGATCAGCCGGCTGATCCTGGGCGGCGTGCTCGACCGTCTGCCCACGCTGCGGATCGCCTTCGCTCACGCCGGCGGCAACTTCGTTCCGCTGCTCGGGCGCATCGACCACGGCTTTGCCGTCCGGGCCGAGGCCAGGCGGGTCATCAGCCGGCCCCCGAGCGCCTACCTCCGGCGGCTCTATTTCGATTCGATCACCCACGACCCGCGGCTGTTGGAGCTCCTGTGCGAGAAGGCCGGCAGCGACCGGGTGATGCTCGGCAGCGACTATCCCTTCGACATGGGCGTCGAGCGCCCGCTCGAGCAGCTCCGCGGCGCCCGGCTCCGCGACGACGACGTCGACGACATCCTGTTCCGCACGGCGGAATGCTTCCTGGGCCTCGAGGGCGGCCGCTGA
- a CDS encoding DinB family protein, which produces MGLDRAEREGLIGRYAAGPARLRAALATVPEPALKWRPAPGEWSVHEVVCHCADSESNAALRIRYLVVEKEPLIVGYDQDAWARQLDYHAHPLDLALTTVEAVRANTVALLRRLPDEAWAREGRHTESGRYGAEDWLRIYAEHLEIHARQIDDNLAAWRRR; this is translated from the coding sequence ATGGGACTCGACCGGGCTGAGCGGGAAGGATTGATCGGACGGTATGCAGCGGGCCCGGCGCGGCTCCGGGCGGCGCTCGCGACGGTGCCCGAGCCGGCGTTGAAATGGCGTCCGGCTCCGGGCGAGTGGTCGGTGCACGAAGTGGTGTGCCACTGCGCGGACTCGGAGAGCAACGCGGCGCTTCGCATCCGCTATCTCGTCGTCGAGAAGGAGCCGCTCATCGTCGGCTACGACCAGGATGCGTGGGCCCGCCAGCTGGACTACCACGCCCATCCGCTGGATCTCGCGCTCACCACCGTGGAGGCGGTGCGCGCCAACACCGTGGCGCTCCTCAGGCGCCTGCCCGATGAGGCCTGGGCGCGCGAGGGGCGGCACACCGAGTCCGGGCGCTATGGCGCCGAGGATTGGCTCCGCATCTACGCCGAGCACCTGGAGATCCACGCCCGCCAGATCGATGACAACCTCGCGGCCTGGCGGCGCCGCTGA